In the genome of Stigmatopora nigra isolate UIUO_SnigA chromosome 7, RoL_Snig_1.1, whole genome shotgun sequence, the window cactgtattataaggcgcactgtctattttggagaaaatttaagtcttttaagtgtgcattatagtcgtgaaaatacggtaattgctattgactcacacagtcacctctagagccagccattgttgatgttttggatttttttgtataaaatcttgcagggggggaggagctataagaTGGAagtttttgtaaactaagatggcatctgcatatttaacagtattgtttcagttcaggcgtttgtgttttgttaatatccaacagtggtggtttttcgtttttggttttccgttttttccatatataaggcgcactggattataaggcaaactgtctattttggagaaaatttaagacttttaagtgcgccttatagttgtgaaaatacggtactaactTTGCACCATTCATGTTTATTTTGGGACCTGTTTGCCACATGTGTAAAAATCCTACTCACATTGTATATAAATGACATGTGCCAGCTTTGCATGGCAGCCCACTGAGAACATTAGACTCCCTCCTGCTTTAAATAAGCACCAGCAACAATAGCAGCGTCTGCCATCTGTTCATTCAAACAACTAAAATCTCCTTCTCACTCTCCCCCTTTTGCCCCCCAGGGTCCGCATAGGTAAGGCCATCGAGAAGGACGTCGGCCCATCTGTCATTCGGCGCCTCGAGTACCTCGCTGTCGGATGCAAACAAGTTGCCGGGCAAGATAAGCTAAAAGAAAACGTGGAGAAGAAGAATAAGCCGACTTTTAAAAGAGTACTCTGGCTGCTATTTTAGCTCCACTGTGGCCAGGGAGTGTCTCTTTTAGAAAGGCAGCCCGCCTAtccaaaaagacagaaaaaaactggatatcAATTAGCTTAAGAGGCTAAAATTACcctgaaccaaaaaaaagagacaCCAAACGTAAACGTTGTGGTTTTCACGGTCTTCAAGAATGAAAGTCTTGTGGTGAAACGCCGACAACAGTTTGGGTGTCTTTGGTCTCTCTCGCCGAATGAAGATGAAGCCGTTGACCCCCATTGGATCACCGTCCCCCCTGCGGCTGCTTAACAAAGGTCCGGATTACCTACGGCGGCAAATCGACGGCGGGGGACACGGTCGAGCGATTAGCGCCGTTGAAAGATTGGAGGCGGACAAGGCCAAGTACGTCAAGAGCCAGCAGGTTATCAACACCAAACAAGAACCGGCATTAGTGCCTTGCGCCACACCACCGCCAACCCGCAGAGCGTTAACCAGCCCCCAGCTACTCCCACGTCATCTATCCAGCACGCCATTCTCTGGATCCTTCAGAGACGAGAATGAAAACGACGACTCCAGGAAGGAAAATCAACAGACTTCCATAAACATAGAAGTCCATAACAACATTATCAATGGGAAACCACCTAGCCCTAGAACACCCGCGTTTACCACCCCAGTAGCTCCACACAGTGCACCAGTTCTTCGCAGGAGTACCGGCAAGCGTATGCTAAGACCGGATTCCCTCGTTATCTACCGGCAGAAGAAGGAATGCAAAAGTCCTAATGGAGAAAACGTAAATATTGAAATTAAGGGATACGGCTTTGTTCGTCGACTCTTTCAGGGATCCATGAGAGAGAAAGCTAGCGGGGGAGTCCAAAAAATGGTCATCGGGGAGGACAAAGCACCCTCAAGGGACGAAGACTCCCGTATGTCTTGGACTAATACGACAGACGGAGGACCAGGAAGTAGGAGATCCAGTAAAACAGATAAGGAACACTCCTCGGTATCCGTTTCTGGTTCTACGTTAGCTCGTAGCAAGGATGGATCGAAATGTACCACCAATGACGACGAAACGGGAGATGACGATCCGTGGAAACGGGCGTCGCCGCTTCCTTCGTTACGGAGGAAGTTTCGAGGGTTACACCGATCGAAATCGGATCTCCAGCTACGTTGCTCAGTCGCCTTGTCGGATCAAGAGCAGTTTTTCGACTTTTGTGGCCTGGATGCCGAACTAATCGAGCGTCTTGGTCGAGAAAACTTTTTGTCCGGGGCTAGTTCCATAGATACGCTTTCTTTAGCCCTACGTAGCATCGCCGGGGATGGTGGGACGGAGCCCAGTGAGTTCTCACGCCACTCTGGAGATGGTTTGTTTCGGGAAGAACTAGCTGATCAGCCGCCAACTGGCGTGTCAATCATCGAGAGGAATGCTAGGGTCATCAAATGGCTCTATGGGTGCAAAAATGCTGCTCGGGAAGGACCCAAAGAATCTACAGTTTGACCTAGAAGACTCGAAAGTAGCTCTTTGTCTTGTTCGTTACTCTGAAACTGTTTGACTCCTATGAAACTATTTATCGTTGTCATGGAAACCTCTTAGCAAATGGACTGATTCCATTTACGGAGCTTTAGTGCCGGGTTCGAAAACTTTATATTTGAGGCACATAGCTATCATGAAACTGCAGTTAAGTGAGATGaaatgatggggaaaaaattcTGTGTGAATAATCTACCAGAACCTCATTCACAATTCTTTAAGTTGAATgtgtattgtatatattttttcatttttttttatcattttaaacgCAGGCGTTGGAACAAACATGCACAGCACCCCTGTGGGGttgcaacaaaaatgaacaGAGAAAGggttaattgaaatattgtgtctCCCTTTTGATTGACCCTATTTTTATACACTGTCTTGATAACTGCTCGTTACAAAAATCGTTTTCCAATAAGCTTCAACTAtaacaaagtcagcactcaaaATCAATTAATTACGGCATG includes:
- the fam110d gene encoding protein FAM110D; amino-acid sequence: MKMKPLTPIGSPSPLRLLNKGPDYLRRQIDGGGHGRAISAVERLEADKAKYVKSQQVINTKQEPALVPCATPPPTRRALTSPQLLPRHLSSTPFSGSFRDENENDDSRKENQQTSINIEVHNNIINGKPPSPRTPAFTTPVAPHSAPVLRRSTGKRMLRPDSLVIYRQKKECKSPNGENVNIEIKGYGFVRRLFQGSMREKASGGVQKMVIGEDKAPSRDEDSRMSWTNTTDGGPGSRRSSKTDKEHSSVSVSGSTLARSKDGSKCTTNDDETGDDDPWKRASPLPSLRRKFRGLHRSKSDLQLRCSVALSDQEQFFDFCGLDAELIERLGRENFLSGASSIDTLSLALRSIAGDGGTEPSEFSRHSGDGLFREELADQPPTGVSIIERNARVIKWLYGCKNAAREGPKESTV